One genomic region from Tigriopus californicus strain San Diego chromosome 4, Tcal_SD_v2.1, whole genome shotgun sequence encodes:
- the LOC131879335 gene encoding latrophilin-like protein LAT-2 → MVVSDQRVAMKIVFWLVCGRHFGLLNAFEGDCFCECTHETQIVVSFPSKLPSEPISCPDKVSMPNIKQAWYGLDSLATCQNYCKDKPKRHWINVTKELQGSCYSESGCHTKFESSQSLAETGQDPKYKFWYICFECPRDGSMEDKKKKCRKHIRQTRCDTDINFEFHPQRSDVTEAPIADFQEIKSSHEVRRFRELNKKDKIKIGLKLLEAKLTGSIPGRKVEGRVFKRPKEALEEFLIKSEQALGLLSGALQPNETIDIDFDAVGSFSILRRDNQQFGSNVFDSFKGVNLPDQPSLRTHENSLLAGVIKYKNSIVKEILNTGNIAALKSVAIFDSDGNVTNQNLHQAVTLHFKQVKLPPIEGQTVEPQCVFWNFKSSNWSNDGCQTIQNSDGVTTCSCNHLTNFAVILNIIDLDESTTEVLRLLTLIGCALSSVGLIGTIFFFRTLNSNEYNDRVRINEQFCANLLAVQILIFFGMDQTDHSLVCKAVALGLQYFLLVSFAWSLFAGHQIYVLLVEVFESEANRMKQYLVLGYGIPLALIIISLIVDHAALEDQTYGTDQACWMSPNSLFYVSFLTPIFLVTFINVVMLSLVIVKVFRIHPRPHFYSQARGWLSLALFLGVTWVLGLVAKVSSSYYLAVTFAVLNALQGFLIFCFHVVLGSKLRDIVKRKIKTHSDFSDDSRRNHTVQKSNESRTMSLS, encoded by the coding sequence ATGGTGGTGTCGGATCAGAGAGTGGCCATGAAAATCGTCTTTTGGCTGGTGTGTGGTAGACATTTCGGCCTTCTGAATGCGTTCGAAGGGGACTGTTTTTGTGAATGTACCCATGAAACCCAAATCGTGGTCTCGTTTCCCTCCAAGCTTCCGAGTGAACCGATATCTTGCCCGGATAAGGTTTCCATGCCCAATATCAAACAGGCTTGGTATGGCCTGGACTCATTGGCCACTTGTCAAAACTATTGTAAGGATAAACCAAAGCGCCATTGGATCAATGTCACAAAAGAGTTGCAAGGAAGTTGCTATTCAGAATCCGGATGCCATACCAAATTTGAGAGTTCCCAAAGTCTGGCAGAGACCGGCCAAGATCCGAAGTACAAGTTTTGGTATATCTGCTTTGAGTGTCCGAGAGATGGTTCAAtggaagataaaaaaaagaaatgccgGAAACATATAAGACAGACCCGGTGTGACACGGATATTAATTTTGAGTTCCATCCTCAACGAAGCGACGTCACAGAAGCGCCAATCGCCGATTTCCAGGAAATTAAATCCTCTCATGAAGTGAGAAGGTTCCGAGaattaaacaaaaaagatAAGATTAAAATTGGTCTGAAGCTCTTGGAGGCGAAACTGACCGGCTCAATTCCAGGTCGAAAAGTTGAAGGCCGCGTTTTTAAACGACCCAAAGAAGCCTTGGAAGAGTTCTTGATTAAATCCGAACAAGCACTTGGCTTGTTGAGTGGAGCTCTCCAGCCAAATGAGACCATCGACATAGATTTTGATGCCGTGGGATCGTTTTCCATCCTACGACGAGATAATCAGCAATTCGGCTCCAACGTATTTGATTCGTTCAAAGGCGTCAACTTACCAGATCAGCCCAGCCTACGAACCCATGAGAATTCGTTATTGGCTGGAGTAATCAAATACAAAAACTCAATCGTTAAAGAAATCCTCAATACAGGGAACATTGCAGCATTGAAAAGCGTTGCCATTTTCGACTCTGATGGGAACGTGACGAACCAAAACCTTCATCAAGCCGTGACCCTTCACTTCAAGCAAGTCAAACTTCCGCCGATTGAAGGCCAAACCGTAGAACCTCAATGCGTGTTTTGGAACTTTAAATCCTCCAATTGGTCGAATGATGGCtgccaaaccattcaaaattccGATGGCGTTACCACGTGCAGTTGCAATCACTTGACCAATTTTGCggtcattttgaatatcatCGATCTGGACGAGTCTACCACGGAAGTTCTTCGACTTCTCACCCTTATTGGATGTGCGCTTTCATCGGTGGGGTTGATTGGAACCATATTCTTCTTCCGAACCCTAAACAGCAATGAATACAACGATCGAGTTCGGATTAACGAGCAGTTTTGCGCCAACTTGCTTGCCGTTCAGATCCTGATTTTCTTTGGCATGGATCAAACGGATCATTCCTTAGTCTGCAAGGCAGTGGCTCTGGGTCTCCAATACTTCCTCTTGGTATCGTTTGCATGGTCTTTGTTCGCTGGCCACCAAATCTACGTATTGCTAGTTGAAGTCTTTGAATCCGAAGCTAATCGCATGAAGCAGTATCTTGTGTTGGGGTATGGCATTCCTTTGGCCCTGATAATCATTTCTCTCATCGTGGATCATGCTGCCCTCGAGGATCAAACCTATGGAACGGACCAGGCGTGCTGGATGAGCCCAAATAGCTTGTTCTATGTGAGCTTTCTCACTCCAATCTTTTTGGTGACTTTCATCAATGTGGTTATGCTCTCTCTCGTCATCGTGAAGGTGTTCCGAATTCATCCCCGGCCTCATTTCTACAGTCAAGCCCGTGGATGGCTGAGTTTGGCACTCTTTTTGGGTGTCACCTGGGTTTTGGGGCTCGTGGCTAAAGTAAGTTCGAGCTATTACTTGGCCGTGACCTTCGCAGTGCTCAACGCTCTCCAAGGATTTCTCATCTTCTGCTTTCATGTGGTTTTGGGCTCCAAATTGAGAGATATCGTCAAGCGAAAGATCAAGACACATTCTGATTTTAGTGACGACTCGAGAAGAAACCACACTGTCCAAAAATCCAATGAAAGTCGAACCATGTCCTTGTCATAA